A window from Flavobacterium gyeonganense encodes these proteins:
- a CDS encoding TolC family protein yields MKKLFALFLLIAMNQMVLAQKTVTLEDCESQFLKNNLFLLASHYNVDASKALTIQARIWDNPVISAELNAYNPDRDKYFDIGKQGQKVFGIEQLIYLGGKKRNEIKLAKTNEQLAELQFNDLLRTLKLQLRKSFYTVYYNSKSLETTDKQLAHIEDLINSYSVQAQKGNIPLRDVVRLQSLYLNFKNERMEVVNNNIEEQANLKLLLNSTDEVVPNVSKDEFSKYLKTIDFDLKSFENEAIANRPDYLAKQKEIDANELNVKWQKSLSVPDITLGAKYDQRSGAFNNEANLTVGIPLPLWNQNKGNIKYAKTILEQSKIEKQNFELQLQTEITSAWNKWDESRKNYVLIKPTVNSDFEAVYNGILTNFQKRNISLLEFTDFMESYNQANIQVNELKKKLALSAEELNSTINKDLF; encoded by the coding sequence ATGAAAAAGTTATTTGCATTATTCCTGCTGATTGCCATGAATCAGATGGTTCTGGCTCAAAAAACAGTCACTTTAGAAGATTGTGAAAGTCAGTTTTTAAAAAACAATCTCTTTTTGCTGGCTTCGCATTACAATGTTGATGCCTCAAAAGCGCTCACGATTCAGGCGCGTATCTGGGACAACCCAGTAATTTCCGCAGAACTCAACGCCTACAATCCGGATCGGGATAAATATTTCGATATCGGGAAACAGGGACAGAAAGTATTTGGTATCGAGCAGCTGATTTATCTGGGAGGGAAAAAACGCAACGAAATAAAATTAGCAAAAACCAATGAACAGCTTGCAGAACTGCAATTCAATGATTTGCTCAGAACGCTCAAACTGCAATTGCGTAAAAGCTTTTATACGGTTTATTACAATTCAAAAAGTCTGGAAACCACAGACAAACAATTAGCTCATATTGAAGATTTAATCAATTCGTACTCAGTTCAGGCGCAAAAAGGAAATATTCCTTTAAGGGATGTTGTGCGTCTGCAGTCGCTTTATCTGAATTTTAAAAATGAGCGTATGGAAGTAGTAAATAACAACATCGAAGAACAGGCGAATCTGAAATTGCTTTTAAATTCTACTGATGAAGTTGTTCCGAATGTTTCAAAAGACGAATTCAGTAAATATTTAAAAACGATTGATTTCGACTTAAAATCTTTTGAAAATGAAGCTATTGCAAACAGACCTGATTATCTGGCAAAACAAAAAGAAATAGATGCCAACGAACTAAATGTAAAATGGCAAAAATCACTTTCGGTTCCTGATATTACTTTGGGTGCCAAATACGACCAGCGAAGCGGTGCTTTTAACAATGAAGCGAATTTGACTGTTGGAATTCCATTGCCGCTTTGGAATCAAAATAAAGGAAATATCAAGTACGCAAAAACCATTCTGGAACAGTCAAAAATTGAAAAACAAAATTTTGAACTGCAGCTTCAGACTGAAATCACATCCGCCTGGAATAAATGGGACGAATCCCGTAAAAATTATGTTTTGATAAAACCAACAGTAAACTCGGATTTTGAAGCCGTTTATAACGGAATCTTAACCAATTTCCAGAAACGAAATATCAGCTTATTAGAATTTACGGATTTTATGGAAAGCTACAATCAGGCTAATATTCAGGTAAACGAGTTAAAGAAAAAACTGGCGCTGTCTGCAGAAGAATTAAACAGTACAATCAACAAAGACTTATTTTAA
- a CDS encoding response regulator transcription factor, whose translation MKILLLEDDFTLSKEIAVFFASKEFECLPYYDGALLLRKYFPYEYDLIILDINVPGINGIEVCKKIRETDKKTPIIMLTAFSEIEDKLASFDSGADDYLVKPFHFEELYARISSLLRRKEIPQQAEEKIVIQDLEISESEMKVFRAGEEIKLTPKEFKLILILAQAKGKVLSKQFIAEKLWDYHIETNQNTIEVYINFLRKKSIKTTKPN comes from the coding sequence ATGAAAATTTTACTGCTCGAAGACGATTTTACTTTATCCAAAGAAATAGCTGTATTCTTTGCTTCAAAAGAATTCGAGTGTCTGCCGTATTATGATGGAGCATTACTTTTAAGGAAATATTTTCCGTATGAATATGACCTGATTATTCTCGATATCAATGTTCCAGGTATAAACGGAATCGAAGTTTGTAAAAAAATTCGCGAAACAGATAAAAAAACACCCATAATCATGCTGACTGCTTTCAGCGAAATCGAAGACAAACTGGCTTCTTTTGATAGTGGTGCCGATGATTATCTGGTAAAACCTTTCCATTTTGAAGAATTGTACGCCAGAATTTCGTCTCTTTTAAGACGAAAAGAAATTCCGCAGCAGGCAGAAGAAAAGATTGTAATTCAGGATTTGGAAATTTCAGAATCTGAAATGAAAGTATTCCGCGCAGGCGAAGAAATCAAACTTACGCCTAAAGAATTTAAACTGATTTTGATTTTGGCTCAGGCCAAAGGAAAAGTGCTTTCAAAACAGTTCATAGCAGAAAAACTATGGGATTATCATATCGAAACCAATCAGAATACAATTGAAGTTTACATCAATTTTCTCAGAAAAAAATCGATAAAGACCACGAAACCAAACTAA
- a CDS encoding M42 family metallopeptidase yields the protein MTTKSILNDTSIAFLESYLNNASPTGYESEGQKIWMKYLEPYVDTFITDTYGTAVGVINTDAPFKVVIEGHADEISWYVNYITDDGLIYVIRNGGSDHQIAPSKRVNIHTKKGIVKGVFGWPAIHTRLRDKEEIPKLSNIFIDLGCETKEQVLEMGVHVGCVITYPDEFMILNENKFVCRAIDNRMGGFMIAEVARLLKENNKTLPFGLYIVNSVQEEIGLRGAEMISQRIKPNVAIVTDVCHDTTTPMIDKKVEGDLKMGKGPVIAYAPAVQNNLRDLIVDTAEEKNIPFQRHATSRATGTDTDAFAYSNGGVASALISLPLRYMHTTVEMVHKEDVENVIQLIYESLLKIENNETFSYFK from the coding sequence ATGACTACAAAATCTATACTGAATGATACCTCAATTGCTTTTTTAGAAAGCTACCTAAATAACGCTTCGCCGACAGGTTACGAGAGCGAAGGACAAAAAATCTGGATGAAATATCTTGAGCCTTATGTAGATACTTTTATTACTGATACGTACGGAACTGCTGTTGGAGTTATAAATACTGACGCTCCATTTAAGGTGGTGATTGAAGGTCATGCGGATGAAATTTCGTGGTATGTAAATTATATCACAGATGATGGTTTGATATATGTTATTAGAAACGGAGGTTCTGATCACCAGATTGCACCTTCAAAAAGAGTAAATATCCATACCAAAAAAGGAATTGTAAAAGGCGTTTTTGGATGGCCTGCCATTCACACCCGTTTGCGTGATAAAGAGGAAATACCTAAACTGAGTAATATTTTTATTGATTTAGGATGTGAGACCAAAGAGCAAGTTCTGGAAATGGGGGTTCATGTGGGTTGTGTAATTACTTATCCGGATGAATTTATGATTTTGAACGAAAATAAATTCGTCTGTCGTGCCATTGACAACAGAATGGGCGGTTTTATGATTGCCGAAGTAGCACGTTTACTGAAAGAGAACAATAAAACACTTCCGTTTGGGTTGTATATTGTTAACTCTGTTCAGGAAGAAATTGGTCTTCGCGGTGCCGAAATGATTTCACAGCGAATCAAACCAAATGTAGCTATTGTGACTGATGTTTGTCATGATACTACAACACCAATGATTGATAAAAAGGTGGAAGGCGATCTTAAAATGGGTAAAGGTCCTGTGATTGCATATGCTCCGGCAGTTCAAAACAACTTAAGAGACTTAATTGTCGATACTGCCGAAGAAAAAAACATACCTTTTCAGCGTCATGCTACTTCAAGAGCTACAGGAACAGATACAGATGCTTTTGCTTACAGTAATGGTGGTGTGGCTTCAGCATTGATTTCACTGCCATTGCGTTACATGCATACGACTGTAGAAATGGTTCACAAAGAAGATGTTGAAAATGTGATTCAGCTGATTTATGAATCATTATTGAAAATCGAAAACAATGAAACTTTTTCTTATTTTAAATAA
- a CDS encoding DUF4294 domain-containing protein, producing MRFTTCILCFLLISFAAKAQITPKESEMGYTLTENDSILNDTIELAEIVISKGELNPEAKKQFLILQNRVYKVYPYAKLAADRLTALNNGMARLKTSREKKKYFKIVEDYLNNEFEARLKKLSRKQGQILVKLIHRQTGITTYELVKTLKSGFKAFVSNATANMFDISLKREYKPFEVNEDYLIETILVRAFESGRLSYQKPADAIDYNKLETFWEQKRQSLIKNKRF from the coding sequence ATGAGATTTACAACCTGTATTTTATGTTTTCTTTTAATTTCTTTTGCTGCTAAAGCACAGATTACGCCAAAAGAAAGTGAAATGGGCTACACGCTTACTGAAAATGATTCAATTCTGAATGATACAATTGAATTAGCGGAAATTGTTATTTCAAAAGGTGAACTGAATCCTGAAGCTAAAAAACAGTTTCTGATTCTTCAGAACAGGGTTTACAAAGTTTATCCTTATGCAAAACTGGCGGCAGACCGATTAACGGCTTTAAACAACGGAATGGCGCGTTTGAAAACCAGCCGGGAAAAGAAAAAATATTTCAAAATAGTTGAAGATTATCTCAATAATGAGTTCGAAGCAAGATTAAAAAAGCTTTCCCGAAAACAAGGGCAAATTTTAGTAAAACTTATCCATCGACAGACCGGAATAACAACATACGAATTAGTAAAAACTTTAAAAAGCGGTTTTAAGGCATTTGTATCAAATGCTACCGCGAATATGTTTGACATTAGTTTAAAACGGGAATACAAACCTTTTGAAGTAAACGAAGATTATCTGATAGAAACCATTCTCGTCCGAGCATTTGAATCAGGCAGGTTATCTTACCAAAAACCCGCAGATGCGATTGATTATAATAAACTTGAAACATTTTGGGAACAAAAGCGGCAGAGCTTAATAAAAAATAAACGTTTTTGA
- a CDS encoding sensor histidine kinase: MTLKNRISLLVSLLFTILFGLASTVIFVLYSNFRKEEFRDRLEIKALSNIKLLVNVKEVDDQLLKMIDQNSINKLYDEKTLVFDSNFKLIYSSIDDAKIDWSVDDLKYLKKHKTFFKQQGDYEVYGVFYDTKDRDFYALISATDDYGKRKLLFLRYTLIISYIFFTCICWVLTSWMVKKAMNPLSIFHQKIKNINENNLDTRVESKSNKNEIDLIANEFNFMMDRIEVSYQKQKEFTAHASHELRTPLSRITSQIENTIADPETSAKGKTFLNTILSDVNHLSELIHSLLVLSKIDTNTAANDEIQRMDEILFSAIENLNKTFPDFVILFEIEESDNLDTALEINGNKSLLEIAVSNVLKNACVYSDNKQAKVKISTQENHLVISVLNTGKTLSENEQKNLFQPFMRGENSKGTSGFGLGLRIVNRILILHNAKIRYNVPVEKTNLFELIFN; the protein is encoded by the coding sequence ATGACATTAAAAAACAGGATATCACTTTTAGTAAGTCTGCTCTTTACAATCCTCTTTGGGCTGGCTTCTACTGTGATTTTTGTTTTATATTCTAATTTCAGAAAAGAAGAATTCCGGGATCGTTTAGAAATAAAAGCACTTTCAAACATTAAACTTCTTGTAAACGTAAAAGAAGTTGATGATCAGCTTTTAAAAATGATTGATCAGAATTCAATCAATAAATTATATGATGAAAAAACGCTGGTTTTCGATTCTAATTTCAAACTTATCTACAGCAGTATTGACGATGCCAAAATTGACTGGTCTGTCGACGATTTAAAATACCTTAAAAAACACAAAACGTTTTTTAAACAACAAGGCGATTACGAAGTGTACGGTGTTTTTTATGATACCAAAGACCGGGATTTTTATGCCTTAATATCGGCCACAGATGATTATGGTAAACGAAAACTACTTTTTTTACGATATACGTTAATCATTTCTTATATCTTTTTTACCTGCATTTGTTGGGTATTAACTTCATGGATGGTAAAAAAAGCCATGAATCCGTTAAGTATTTTTCATCAGAAGATTAAAAATATAAACGAAAACAATCTGGATACCCGCGTAGAATCCAAAAGCAATAAAAATGAAATTGACCTGATTGCCAATGAATTCAATTTTATGATGGACAGAATCGAGGTTTCGTATCAAAAACAAAAAGAATTCACTGCTCACGCTTCGCACGAACTCAGGACTCCTCTATCAAGAATAACATCACAAATTGAAAACACAATTGCGGATCCGGAAACATCAGCTAAAGGAAAAACTTTTTTAAATACTATTTTATCTGATGTCAATCATTTATCGGAACTGATTCATTCTTTACTGGTGTTGTCTAAAATTGATACAAATACTGCTGCCAACGATGAAATTCAAAGGATGGATGAAATTCTGTTTTCGGCTATTGAAAATTTAAATAAAACCTTTCCTGATTTTGTCATTTTGTTTGAAATAGAAGAAAGCGACAATCTTGATACGGCTTTAGAAATAAATGGAAATAAAAGCCTTTTGGAAATTGCGGTGAGTAATGTGCTAAAAAATGCCTGCGTTTATTCTGATAACAAACAGGCAAAAGTCAAAATTAGTACTCAGGAAAATCATTTGGTGATTTCAGTTTTAAACACCGGAAAAACACTCAGCGAAAACGAACAGAAAAATCTTTTCCAGCCTTTCATGCGTGGCGAAAATTCAAAAGGTACTTCTGGTTTCGGACTTGGGCTGCGTATTGTAAACCGCATTTTAATACTTCATAATGCAAAAATCAGGTATAACGTACCTGTAGAAAAGACTAATTTATTTGAATTAATTTTTAATTAA